The following nucleotide sequence is from Aedes aegypti strain LVP_AGWG chromosome 3, AaegL5.0 Primary Assembly, whole genome shotgun sequence.
AGTGCACAGGTGGAAGGTGATTAGTGTTTGGTGACATTGTTTTCCGGACAAAATGGCACAAACTTGTGTGACTGACGTCATAGTCGAGCCCAAGTTTTCGGTATGTTTgatgaaaaacatcaaattaacattgttcaaagtttactaaaaccaaACGCGTAACATCGCTCGTCGGCACTGGGAATGACTTTGTTCGAGGCTCATTAGGGGCCATTAGACACCGGCATACTGGCTATACCCGCATGTCACCGCAAAGAGCAACCATTCATGTTGCCAAATTCACCACCGCCGTGCAGGGTGGTATTGTTTCAATAGTTACTATTGATTGTTTTATCGAGCAAAGCCACACCATATGGCGCACGGGTGCTGTAAAGACATGTCTCAGCGGTGCTTCTCGCGAAACCGGCCCGATGTGGCGATGACGGGCTGCTAGCGAGACTCATGCACTCACCAAACGGACATACTAGACAGGCAAATACTTAGTGCGATTACCGGAAAAATGCGTTTTAAAAAGGTGTTACCAAAATATGTACAATATTTCGCGAACAGTCATCCAGTGGACGACCATGTCTGCATCCCTAACACAGACGACGAAATCGAACACCGCACTGTTGCCAGAATTTCCGTCATTCATTCGTTTACTATCGCCATCGTGTGAGTGTTACTCTAGCTACCAATCGAGATGTCTGAAGTTGCCACTGAAGCCGCTGCCGCAGCCCCGGCTGCCTCGCCAGCCAAGACCAAGAAGCCAAGGGCCCCCAAGGGACAGGGCAAGCCGAAGAAGCCGTCGACCCACCCCCCAGTCAACGACATGGTTGTTGCTGCCATCAAAACCTTGAAGGAACGCAACGGATCGTCCCTGCAGGCCATCAAGAAGTACATCGCCGCCAACTACAAATGCGATGTCGCCAAGCTTGCCCCATTCCTCAAGAAGGCCTTGAAGAATGGCGTCGAGAAGGGCAAGTTCGTCCAAACCAAGGGCACCGGCGCTTCCGGTTCGTTCAAGCTGAAGGCTGAAGCTAAGAAGGCCGCCAGTGAGAAGAAACCGAAGAAGGCCGGCGAGAAGAAGGCCAAGAAGGCTACCGGAGAGAAGAAGAAGGCCACCAAGAAACCAGCTGGGGAGAAGAAGGCCAAGAAGCCAGCCGGCGAGAAGAAAGCCAAGAAGCCGGCTGCAGCCAAGAAAGCCAAAGCTGCTGGTGCCAAGGCTGCCAAAAAGGCCGGTGGTGTGAAGAAGGCTGCTGCTCCGAAGCAGAAGGCCACCAAACCTTCCAAGACCGCCGCCAAGAAGCCCAAGACCCCAAAACCGAAGAAGGCTGCCCCAGCCAAGAAAGCTGCCGCGAAGAAGACCGCTGCCAAGAAGTAAATTTGGGACAGCAACCGTACTGTTGTAAAACAGTATCTAACATCCAAtcagtccttttcaggactaccatccAAGTTTAGAACAAAGAGTTGCACAGTCAATGATATTCCATTCCTCTCACAGAGGGAAATAAATCCCCCCGAAAAGTTACGTGCACTTTGCCACTGAATGGCGAATTCTTCCCGAACCCTTTcgcaaatcaataaaattggcCAATCATGCACCCCTTTCTCTGCCAGCAGCTGTAAAGCCCGGACAGGTAGGCGAGCACTGGCTGGCGCACTCACTGTAGCGGTGCATCCGTACCCAAAGCAAACCTCCACTAGAGGAACAGCTTTTGATACACTCGAATGATTCAAGGATTTGAAGAAGTCTATCGActtaaaggctcccccagatctaagcgactttttacggcgacagcgacaaaaaaacgtcgcgatttcgcagcgattcgcgtcgtgtcagtcaagatggttccatagaagagtgcttgcagcgacacaacaacgaaatcgtgtcgctgtcgccgtaaaaagtcgcgtagttttgggggagccttattTAAATCGGGTTGAGATTCGTAGCGTTGCCTTGTGAAACCAAAacatgttttcgcggcaacctggaatcgaaccaaggaccttgcgatcgataggcccgtgcgtttttaatacactcaggcaaatggactatcgaaatacat
It contains:
- the LOC110678241 gene encoding histone H1-like, coding for MSEVATEAAAAAPAASPAKTKKPRAPKGQGKPKKPSTHPPVNDMVVAAIKTLKERNGSSLQAIKKYIAANYKCDVAKLAPFLKKALKNGVEKGKFVQTKGTGASGSFKLKAEAKKAASEKKPKKAGEKKAKKATGEKKKATKKPAGEKKAKKPAGEKKAKKPAAAKKAKAAGAKAAKKAGGVKKAAAPKQKATKPSKTAAKKPKTPKPKKAAPAKKAAAKKTAAKK